tttcttCTCAGAAATAAaacttcacccccctccccaaaagtGTGGGTTgtgtggttgggtttttttttaaagactgctGGTTTGGAATCAGAAATTCCATCAAGCTCTCTTGCCTGTGTATAGGCGCAGAAGGTAGAAGCAGGTATCAAATTTCCCATTGGGGTGAAACATACTATCTTATATTAGCTATGCAGAAATATTCCCCCTTATGGTAACCTCACTAGGGAAGTGGAAATAGCTGCATGCTTACCCTGTGTGAGCTTACTCCCTAAGCCTGGTGACTATGGAGATGCAAACAACTGTGAACAAGTAAAAACAAACTGAACAACCCACAAAACAAACCCCCCCCAAAATAGCCAGAAAAACCAGATCTCAGTGTAATGCCGCTTAATATTtaccaaccccaccccccatgtgtTAAACCTGAGCAGCTGTGATCAAAATAAATGCAATAGAATGTCAGAAAGCCATGGGAAGTGCAGAGGAGCCTCCATGTCTCCTACAGTGCTTGAGAACTgatgggttaaaaaaaacaaaaccccaatagTAAGGCCTTGCCAGGACATGCTTTGGCCATATCTCTGCTAGGACATCCCTAGTGCATTGTATTGGGGCTTGCTTAGGTTTGGGAGAAGACTGAAggctccagagagagagagagagagagctcagagGATGAGTGCATGCCAGTGCTGCCCATTTTGTAGAGCAGAATGGAGGAGGCAGCTTGTGGAGGTTTTAGCCCAACAAATGTTACTGACGCCTGGGTGGCAGGGGATCAGGTGTGGCTAAAACTAGTTCTTCGTTGCTAACTAGTCTGTCCCGAGTTAGAAGTGAGGACAAGAACAGTTGGTTGCCATTGGCTTCCCTGGGTGACTAATAGGAAGACCAACAATGTTCTGTTCTGTATGAGGTGGTCACTATAATGTACCCTTTCTATCAACTGCCATCTTAGGCCCTTCAGGCAGACTGATAAGGGAACTCTGGAGCTGCCACATTTGAACAGATTAATCTTTCTCCTAACCGTGGCTAagatcagatgcttcagaggttgCTATTCAGTAGATAGGAATCACCACTCGGGGTCAGATCAGGGTCCATTCAGTGCAGTATGTGGTCCCTGACAATGGCCAGCTCTGGCTGAATGAGacgaaggtgcaagaaacccttcAGTAGACAGCTATAGGATAACCTGCCCCTAGGGATAACTTCCTCCTAACAGTCAATAGCTAGAGGCTGGTTCATTACCTGAAGGTTTATATtgcttttgagatttttttttcatttactgtGACTCTGGATAGTTTTGTAATCCCTATCAATGTCCAGGGTAATCTGTTCTGGTGAAAAATATCTAAGCCACATGAGAACCCCATGAAGGGTGTAATGTGTGATTTCTCATGATGTGCCTGAAAATGGAACTACTGACTCTCTCTTAGCTATAGTTGGGACAGTGGGGGTGGCTGTAGCTTGAAAATTTTTAGATTCAGGCCAGTGCTCCCCACTCAAATCCCTCAATATAGTTCTATATAAATGCTGCTATTTGTAGGAAATGTTTTAGGTCTGTGCAAGAAAAGATGCTTTTGAATCTCTCCGCAAAAAACCCCACGTTATTTTCTAGAAACTCTGTTTTAAGCCTCCTggtctcttattttttttaaaaaaattcctgctGTATTGGCCTATGTGGAATGGCCCAGAGTCACTAGTGGctttgggtgcccaatctgagacaccttaaagggacctgattttttcAGAAACTGCTGATTTGCCCGCTCTCTGAAGCTCAGACCCCATTAAGGTATGTCAAGTTGGGTATCCCAAAAGATGAAGCAAACAATCCTAATCATTCTGAAAATCCCTGGCCAATGACTGCACTCAAAAGCAATTAAGAATGGAAAAACTCTGATCACTGCAAAACTAAAgggtctcttctctccccccacactgcccctcccactcctgcaACCTCAACTTTACCTTTAGGGAGATCAAATTAATTATAAAACCTAAAACTAATGAGATTCTGTTTTCTTGACTGAGTAAAGTGTGGTTTGAGAGCAGCATGAAATATACCACAACCTGTCACCCGTGTTCTATGTAAAGGGAATTCATCTCTGTCTAGTTCTGAGTGACCAGAAATTGAAGCTACTGCTGTGGGTTCCAACAAAGAACTTGGAGGCTTAGAAACTGAACCCTTCTTTCAGTCTGAAACTGGATCCTACAGCCTAGGAGGCGGACTATTAGTTGGGGCAGTGTGGAGCAACTTGCATTGCCACAACCTGTCCTGTTTCTGGGCTTGCACGGTTTGGgattcacttaaaaataaagctaaaatTTCATTGATTTACTGAATGAAAAACAAGGTGCCTTTACAGTGGGGGGTTTCTACGGGTTGCTTCACTGCTTTTTGTGGGTCCCTTGTTTGGTTTTGTAGCCTGATCTCCAAttggaatattttaaatgaagctgcatATAGATATAGAGCTGTTCTTAGATCTTCAAGCTACTCTGGAAGTGTGTGCATGCACTACAGATATATATGCTACAGATATGTAGTGTACAGTCATAACCACCTAAAGCCCTCAGCATAAGGTTGCTGGCTGTGAaggattttatttatatttttctcaCATTTGGCCTCCATACTGCAGGAAAATCTAGCTCTAAAAGGCACTTTCCTGCTCAGAACTCAGGCAGCGCCTTGGGGAGGCCCGCGAGAGAGCGGAGGGCTTGTTGCCGAGGTGGAATCCAGCTGGCTTCACTTGAGCTGCCAACCTGATGCAGTCCTGTTAAAATTCTTGGGCTCCTCAGGTGTCTTGTGGTGGAGCAGGCTTGACTCTAACATGGTGGTGATCTTCATCATTGGTTTGGAAGCTAGCTCCTTCAGTTTCCGGGCATCAAAACGTGGTCTGTGGAGAAGGGGCAAGCGGCACCGGAATGAGAATCCCTCCTCTTTCCTTATCCCTTTTTCTTCCTCTTGATGCTTTCTCCTCTTGAGGGTTGTCATCTGATATAAAATGGCATCCCACATTTTGGTGGCCCTTGATTTAATCAGCTTGTTGTCTTGGCTGGCATTACCTTGAGAGCATTCTGCTTTacttcctgcttcctcctgttcAGCCTTGGCTGGCTCAGTTTCTGGGAATTGGGGCCCCTCAGGTTCCACTGTCAAGTGCTTCTTGAGGAGAGACCATCCGCTAAGCTTGTCTGTAAGAGGTCTGGCCTTCTCCACAGATGGTGGTGGAGGCTCAGCTTTGGGGGAAGGACTGGGAATGGTGGCTGTTGGCTGTGGTGGAATGACCAGCTCTTCCTTTGCTTCTGTGGAGAAAGCCCTGGTATTGTCAGCTGGCACTGTGGCTTCTTGCTTCTGAGCTGTATGGGGAGTCACTGGCCTTAGGCTTTCGCTGTGTGGCTCAGGGAGTTCAGGAACCCACTCTGTTCTGGACCTTGCTGTGTCACTTCCTGGGGTTTCTGATCTACTGAATTGGGGGTCTGGCATCAGAGGACTGAGGAAAGCAGTCCCAACAGGCTCTCTGGGAGTTGAAGACTTAAGGGTTTTGTAGAGGGGCTCTGCTGTCATGGTGGGAAGCATGGGGTCCTTTGATTTGGGAGTAGCAGCTCCAGCCTCATCAGCATTGAGAGTGACTGGTGCTGGCCCTGCAGGTGGCTCTGAGTGGCTTTTGCCAGTATGGGCTGCTGAAGGCTGCCTGTCCTCACTGCTGAGGGCTATAGAGGACTGGTCTGGTAAGGGGGTCTTCGCTCTGGGTGCCTGTACACTGTGGACACACGCATGCACTTTAGTGATGTGGGTAACCTCCACCGGGGCTTCTATGACAGGTGAGATGGAAACGGGAGGGTCAGGGAAAACGAATACACAATGTGCCTGTGGAGAGGGCAGCTGGGTGAGCGTGTCTGGTTTTGTCATCCCTTTTGGTTGCCATGGGGACTGCCTATGCACAGGGGATGCTACTGGAGAGACGGAGAGCTTGAGGTGTTCAGAGATTCTCCTCTGCTCAGTTACTTTGAGTGTGAACGGCTTGGCCTTTGGGAAGGGAGATGAGACATGGTGGATGACTGGCTTGATGGAGAACCGGGGAGGGAGGCGGATGGTGATGCGCATTGATGTTTCTGGGGTCTTCAGAGGGGATAAGCGCTCGCTGTGCTCTAGGTCTGGGCTGGCCTCGCTCACTGGGGAGAGGTTGGACCGGAACGATTTCGCTTGCTGTGAGGCTAGTGGTGTATTCTTCTTTGCAACTTTCTTCAAGAGTCTCTGGAGCCTAAGATTGTCCTTACCAGGTTTCGGTCGTATGGCAGGGGGTGGAATCTGTGGATGGAGGGATTCTGGCTCGTAAGGTGGTGTTACCGTGATCAGCATTTTAATCCCCTGAAATGAAACACACAAAGCTTAGAGCTGACATCAGCAACTGATCTGCTTAACCCTGTGCGTGCTGCTGCACTGTTCGCGCATGCCATGGGGCCACAAAGATGGGTCTGCTGGAGGCAGACCCCAAACATCTGTCTGTAGAATTTCTGAGTGCTGTCCCAGAGGTGTCTGGTCTGTTTCAGAAGCAAGGCTTTACCTGGGAGAGGGAGGAACATTGTACTGGAGCTTTTACCCTCGCCCTCTCAATACAACCAGTGTCTAATCGATATTTCTCCACATCACTCGCACACAACAAAAGGGTATGAGTGACCACCAGTTTAGGGCTATGGGTCAGGATTTGAGATGTTAATAGACTGTtagaagcaggggtgctggaacaatttttatggtggggctgctgagagccattgaaccaaactgtaaaccccgtgtatgatggaaaccatttcaagctgGGAGTGCAGTACCACTCCTTGTTCCAAGACCTATGGTTAGAAGCTTGCTAAGCATCTATCCTCACGATGCCTGATGCTAGCAAGTCCCTTGCATTTTAGTGTTTGAGGCAGCATTTTCCTTCCTACTCCCACAACCCTAGCAATAAAAATTAGCTCTAATTTGGCCTTTAGGTCAGATGGTATTGCTTgttccttcagctctgcatcaaaCAAGACCCCTTGCTCTGAGCTGTCTGAAATCCCAGTCTGAGCTCTGCAGCTGGAACCATGTCTACAAAAATTGTTTTTGAGTTTCCCCCTAGAGTACACTCAGGCACCGCCGGAATCGGGTGACtggacagcaaatgtgaaaaatctggactgggggggggggcagtgtaaTGGGAGTCTATATAAGAGAGacacccaaaaatcgggactgtccctataaaatcgggacatctggtcaccctaccccagaGGCTGGCAAATCCCTAAGCTGTGTGAGCCTCCACTGTCCCAGCTCTTCCCATTCTCACCCTGGGCTGCAACTTCTGTGACCCTGTCTAGAAACCAAAGAAGTTTTTCATGACCGATTCTATAGCTTCTTTGTGTAGAGATTACCAGTAGAGGTAGCCGCATGATCTGAGCAAAGACTGGGAAGTCTATGCAGGGCAGTAGCGTAGCtaggtggggagtggggcagcagctgctttCCCACTGAGCAGAAGTGgtaccttttttaatttttactcaccccgCAGCACGGGTCAGGCAGCGCTCCAGGGCTTCAGCggtgggtccttcactcgctccggtcttcGGCGGCATTTTGGTGGCGAgggggtccttcagtgctgccgaagaccAGAGCGAGAAGGACCCCCTCGCCACCAAAATGCCGCCgaagaccggagcgagtgaaggacccgccgccgaagacccggagcgctgccTGACCTGCCGCTGGGTGAGTACAAGCGGGTCACGCCTTGTTTATCTCCACTCCCATTGCTGGGGTAGGGAGTGAGGGTGAGCACCTGGCTTATTCCATCCATCTCTCCCTGACAGACTTCAGCTCCCAAGTGTCACAGATTAAACTTTTTTCCTCCAGTTATTGCCAGCTTCACAGTTGCTGAGCTGGCTTGGCTAAGAAGTGAGGCACAAGTGAATGAATCTGTCAGCTCCCACTGCTGGATGGTGTCAAGTGTCCTGAAAGAAGGAATGagcaggaggaggctgggagcATTCATAGGGGCTGTCAGGTGCTCTGCGCCTTTTTGGCAACTGCCAAGCTCATTCCagcttctttcttgttttgtggTAGGTAAAATTCTAGTTTTGGGCCATAGTTCTAACTCACCTGGTCCTGGCCTTTGAGGAAGGTAATGCAGTATGCTGCATCAGTGTTCTAGAGGTACAAGCCTTAGTTCACTTGTAAACTACTCTGAGCAAACCTTTTGATGGGTAGAACAGATGTTTCCACTTCAATGCACATGAGGCTTAAACAGCCTTTGGCTGCGTTTGCAATCTGTCTTTCAGCACTGGCTAACTACTCCTGCTGGGAGGCTGGCCTTTTGCTTGCTTGCTACAGAAATTCCTGGCAGGCGGAGTGGTGAAGAAAAGGGAGGGCTAAAGCAAACTGTaaagttacaggtttcagagtaacagccatgttagtctgtattcgcaaaaagaaaaggagtacttgtggcaccttagagactaaccaatttatttgaccatgagctttcgtgagctacagctcacttcatcggatgcatactgtggaaagcgtagaagatctttttacacacacaaagcatgaaaaaaatacctcctccccaccccactctcctgctggtaatagcttatctaaagtgatcactctccttacaaacttacaaggagagtgatcactttagataagctattaccagtaggagggtggggtgggggtgaggtattttttcatgctttgtgtgtgtaaaaagatcttctacgctttccacagtatgcatccgatgaagtgagctgtagctcatgaaagcttatcctcaaattggttagtctctaaggtgccacaagtactccttttcttttttctaaagttaAAGGCTCTCTACTTCCCCACAGGTTCCAGTTGCCACCTTAATTCCAGCAAAATCTCAGCAGGAAATATTTTCACTGCACAGCTGGAGCTGTTCTCCAGGCTGTAAAGGGTGTGGTGGCTCATCGGCATAGGCAAAAGGCaattgctttgtgtgtgtgcccACACACAAAAGCCACATAGCATTTTGTGAGGAAGCCTTGAAGGGGACTTGTGTATGTTAGATGGCAACTGCTGGAAATTTGAAGCAGCTGATCACTTTTAAGCAAAGGCTAGAATTAGGCATAGCTCTATTCCAAGAGCAGCTCTTATGTGTGAAACTCATTTGACCAAAGAGGGCTAGAAATCCCTTCCCCATTGTTCTgtttcacagcatacacacacaACTTGAATAGAACAGATTCTCCTGCTGGAAGGTTGCACCAGAGCACTACTTTGTTAGAATTCAGAATGCAAAAGAACCCCAAAACCGAGATGGAGCTCCCTAAGGCAAAGAGGCACAACTTACCCCACCTTCCCGTAGACTGACTGGCTGCTGACTCTGCTGGAACACTTGGCTATGGAGCCCTGTAACCTGCAAGCAAGATCAGAGAAGCCTCCTCCCAGCTCctaaagtgatagcttgcaattccaacagaGTCCTCATTACACCAAACCTACCACCCATCCCCAGGGTTGGGCGTCTGAAAGACCTCAAAACACCTGACTTAGGCTTTGCACGAGTGTCGCTACATTGCTGTTGTTACATGAGCGTAAGCTCCTCCTTGAGCTGTGCTGCACCAGCGTAAAGTGGATTTGCTCTGGTGCAGTTGGCTCTGGTAACTTACTAGCGCAAGGTGCAGTAGCGTACGCCCAACTTCGCGTCAGAGACCTGCGTCTGGCTACAGCTACGCGATGagctagggatgtgatttttcCCTTGTTTGGGTTCGCTTAAATGGCAGCGTAGCAGCAGGAGCACTGGGTAGCAGCACTGGCTGAATAGTGCTGTGTACAAATCTGCCTGAAACTTGTGGGGATGGGCTCAGCACATCTGTGTCCTTGCTGCTGCAACCTATGCCACCATGGCTGAGCATAAATAGCAGCGCAATCTAGCTTGCTTGTAGGTGTATGTGAGCAGGGGAATCCTAAGACTATATAAGAGGTTTGCACCCCTTTTGTATCCACGTTGTTACACCACTGCAAATGGCTTTTATGCAGGCATGGCCTCCTAGGCACCCTTCAttaaacgagagagagagagagagagatcttcttATAGGTAGCAGTAGACAGACCTCTCGCTAGCTAAAATCGTGCCTGCTGTGCTAAAAACAGAGGCATTTCTTGCTGTTTAGACTGACTTGGGGCTCTTATGTTTCCTGGTGCCAGTCACTGAATCTGAAGCTATATAGCTTTGTTTGAACACAAGTATCACCACTCTCCAAAAGGGAACCAAAATGCCCCTTTAGCTTTTAATGGCTTGCGATGTGGAGGGGGCTAGGTACCAGCCTTTGCTTTGCGTAGCTGTACAAAACAAACTGATCTAAGCAAAAGGAGGCAGGTGGAAACGCCTCTCCCTCCCAATAGCATGACACCTCATGGTAGAGTTGACGACTTTCCCTATGCCCCAACCCCCGAAAGTGACGTCTAGGCCATAGGAATTGCTACACCGGATGCGAACAGTGCCTCATCTAGTCCTGTATCTGTCTAATGCTtgcagctgtttcagaggaagatgccAAGTTCCCCGCAGCTGGGAGGTAATCAGTCCAGTGTGAAAATCTTACCCCCAATAGTTAGAAGC
The nucleotide sequence above comes from Caretta caretta isolate rCarCar2 chromosome 6, rCarCar1.hap1, whole genome shotgun sequence. Encoded proteins:
- the PRR33 gene encoding proline-rich protein 33, with product MLITVTPPYEPESLHPQIPPPAIRPKPGKDNLRLQRLLKKVAKKNTPLASQQAKSFRSNLSPVSEASPDLEHSERLSPLKTPETSMRITIRLPPRFSIKPVIHHVSSPFPKAKPFTLKVTEQRRISEHLKLSVSPVASPVHRQSPWQPKGMTKPDTLTQLPSPQAHCVFVFPDPPVSISPVIEAPVEVTHITKVHACVHSVQAPRAKTPLPDQSSIALSSEDRQPSAAHTGKSHSEPPAGPAPVTLNADEAGAATPKSKDPMLPTMTAEPLYKTLKSSTPREPVGTAFLSPLMPDPQFSRSETPGSDTARSRTEWVPELPEPHSESLRPVTPHTAQKQEATVPADNTRAFSTEAKEELVIPPQPTATIPSPSPKAEPPPPSVEKARPLTDKLSGWSLLKKHLTVEPEGPQFPETEPAKAEQEEAGSKAECSQGNASQDNKLIKSRATKMWDAILYQMTTLKRRKHQEEEKGIRKEEGFSFRCRLPLLHRPRFDARKLKELASKPMMKITTMLESSLLHHKTPEEPKNFNRTASGWQLK